In Flavobacterium sp. N1736, the following are encoded in one genomic region:
- a CDS encoding ATP-dependent Clp protease ATP-binding subunit, translating to MDDNFSPRVKDVITYSKEEALRLGHDFIGTEHLMLGILRDGNGKAIHILNNLAVDLDHLRRKVEILSPANQSVEVNAEKKNLHLTRQAERALKTTFLEAKVFQSSSISTAHLLLCILRNENDPTTKLLNKLKIDYDIAKEQYLNMTPNEEEFLENLPRNESYNDDSGQDDSLKESSFNNPANKSNKKSKTPVLDNFGRDLTEMAEEGKLDPVVGREKEIERVSQILSRRKKNNPLLIGEPGVGKSAIAEGLALRIIQKKVSRILFHKRVVTLDLASLVAGTKYRGQFEERMKAVMNELEKNDDIILFIDEIHTIVGAGGATGSLDASNMFKPALARGEIQCIGATTLDEYRQYIEKDGALERRFQKVIVEPTSVEETIAILNNVKDKYEDHHNVTYTQEAIEACVKLTNRYMSERFLPDKAIDALDEAGSRVHITNIDVPKQILDLERQLEEVRENKNLVVKKQKYEEAAKLRDDEKRIEKDLAVAQEQWEEDSKNNRIEVTEDNVADVVSMMTGIPVNRIAQTESNKLAKLPELIQNKVIGQNDAVLKIARSIQRNRAGLKDPNKPIGSFIFLGQTGVGKTQLAKVLAKELFDSEDALVRIDMSEYMEKFAISRLVGAPPGYVGYEEGGQLTEKVRRKPYCVVLLDEIEKAHPDVFNMMLQVLDDGYLTDSLGRKIDFKNTIIIMTSNVGARQLKDFGQGVGFGTAAKVAQADENSKSIIENALKKTFAPEFLNRIDDVIVFNALEKHDIDLIIEIELSKLYNRIAELGYKLSLTDRAKAFIAEKGFDRQFGARPLKRAIQKYVEDLLAEEIITSKIHSGDEILMDLKDDSQELSVEVHKAEEPTNQ from the coding sequence ATGGATGATAATTTTTCACCAAGAGTAAAAGATGTTATTACCTACAGTAAAGAAGAGGCCTTACGTTTGGGTCACGACTTTATAGGTACTGAACATCTAATGCTAGGCATTTTGAGGGATGGAAACGGTAAAGCCATTCATATACTTAATAACCTGGCTGTCGATTTAGATCATTTGCGCAGAAAAGTAGAAATACTTAGCCCCGCCAATCAAAGCGTTGAAGTAAATGCCGAAAAGAAAAATCTTCATCTTACCCGTCAAGCGGAAAGGGCACTGAAGACAACTTTTCTTGAAGCAAAAGTATTTCAGAGCTCATCGATTAGTACAGCACACTTGCTATTATGTATCTTACGAAACGAAAACGATCCAACAACCAAGCTGTTGAATAAACTAAAAATAGATTATGACATAGCTAAAGAACAATATTTAAATATGACTCCAAACGAAGAAGAATTCTTAGAAAACTTGCCAAGAAACGAATCATACAACGATGATTCAGGACAAGATGACAGTCTCAAGGAAAGTAGTTTTAACAATCCAGCCAATAAGTCAAACAAAAAATCAAAGACTCCGGTTTTAGATAATTTTGGGAGAGATTTAACAGAAATGGCCGAAGAAGGAAAACTAGATCCGGTTGTAGGACGCGAAAAAGAAATTGAGCGTGTATCGCAAATTTTAAGCCGTAGAAAAAAGAATAACCCACTTCTTATTGGTGAACCAGGAGTAGGTAAATCTGCTATTGCCGAAGGATTAGCATTACGTATCATTCAGAAAAAAGTATCACGTATTCTTTTCCATAAACGTGTAGTAACGCTTGATTTGGCAAGTTTAGTTGCCGGAACAAAATACCGCGGTCAGTTTGAAGAAAGAATGAAAGCCGTGATGAACGAACTTGAAAAAAATGATGATATCATTCTTTTTATAGATGAAATCCACACTATTGTAGGTGCAGGCGGAGCAACTGGTTCTCTGGATGCTTCAAATATGTTTAAACCTGCATTAGCAAGAGGCGAAATTCAATGTATTGGTGCAACAACGCTTGATGAGTACAGACAATATATTGAGAAAGACGGAGCTCTTGAAAGACGTTTTCAAAAAGTAATTGTAGAACCAACTTCTGTTGAAGAAACAATCGCCATTTTGAACAATGTAAAAGACAAATACGAAGATCACCACAATGTAACCTATACGCAGGAAGCCATTGAAGCTTGTGTTAAATTAACAAACAGATATATGTCTGAGCGTTTTTTACCGGACAAAGCTATCGATGCTCTTGACGAAGCAGGTTCTCGCGTGCACATTACCAATATTGATGTTCCTAAACAAATTCTTGATTTAGAACGTCAGTTAGAAGAAGTACGTGAAAACAAAAATCTGGTAGTTAAAAAACAAAAATATGAAGAAGCTGCCAAACTTCGTGATGATGAAAAACGTATCGAAAAAGATTTAGCCGTTGCACAGGAACAATGGGAAGAAGATTCTAAAAACAACAGAATTGAAGTTACAGAAGATAATGTAGCCGATGTTGTTTCTATGATGACCGGAATTCCTGTTAACAGGATTGCACAAACAGAAAGCAACAAATTAGCCAAATTACCTGAATTAATTCAGAATAAAGTAATTGGTCAAAATGATGCGGTTCTTAAAATTGCACGTTCTATTCAACGTAACAGAGCCGGACTTAAAGATCCTAACAAACCAATTGGTTCATTTATTTTCTTAGGTCAGACCGGAGTTGGTAAAACCCAATTAGCAAAAGTTTTAGCAAAAGAATTATTCGATTCTGAAGATGCATTAGTTCGTATCGACATGAGTGAATACATGGAAAAATTTGCTATCTCTCGTTTAGTTGGAGCGCCTCCGGGATATGTTGGTTACGAAGAAGGTGGACAATTGACTGAAAAAGTTCGTAGAAAACCATATTGTGTTGTTCTTTTGGATGAGATCGAAAAAGCGCATCCGGATGTATTTAATATGATGCTTCAGGTTCTTGATGATGGATATTTGACTGATAGTTTAGGTCGCAAAATCGACTTTAAAAACACGATTATCATTATGACATCTAACGTTGGAGCGCGTCAGTTAAAAGATTTTGGACAAGGTGTAGGATTCGGAACTGCTGCGAAAGTAGCTCAGGCTGATGAAAACTCAAAAAGCATTATCGAAAATGCATTGAAAAAAACCTTTGCTCCTGAATTCTTAAACAGAATTGATGACGTAATTGTGTTCAATGCATTAGAAAAACATGATATTGATTTGATTATCGAAATTGAACTTTCGAAACTATACAATCGTATTGCTGAATTAGGCTACAAACTAAGTCTTACTGACAGAGCGAAAGCATTTATCGCTGAAAAAGGTTTTGACAGACAATTTGGTGCAAGACCCCTAAAAAGAGCGATTCAGAAATATGTTGAAGATTTGTTAGCAGAAGAAATCATAACTTCAAAAATACATTCAGGTGATGAAATTTTGATGGATTTGAAAGATGATTCTCAAGAGCTTTCTGTAGAAGTACACAAAGCAGAAGAACCAACAAATCAATAA
- a CDS encoding DUF421 domain-containing protein — translation MILPPYIDITLRSLAVYFFMTIALRVFGKKELSQLNTADIILILLISNSVQNAMVGPDTSLWGGLVAALVLFLINFVIKKLTHKYKVLNDLLLDKPEILIHDGKLDFKALSKLDISHDELKEAMREHGLEHFTDVKLCMLEIDGTISVISEDKNNLKQTHYKRKHNHKNFRK, via the coding sequence ATGATATTACCTCCATATATTGACATTACTTTAAGAAGTCTCGCTGTATATTTTTTCATGACAATAGCATTGCGGGTTTTCGGTAAAAAAGAACTTTCGCAATTAAATACTGCCGATATTATTTTGATTTTGCTGATTAGTAATTCGGTTCAAAATGCAATGGTTGGTCCGGACACAAGTCTTTGGGGAGGTTTGGTTGCGGCATTGGTTTTGTTTTTAATCAACTTTGTTATCAAGAAACTTACACACAAGTACAAAGTGCTCAACGATTTACTTTTAGATAAACCTGAAATTTTAATTCACGACGGAAAACTTGATTTTAAAGCTTTAAGCAAATTAGACATCTCACACGACGAATTAAAGGAAGCAATGCGTGAACATGGTTTAGAGCATTTTACCGATGTAAAGCTTTGTATGTTGGAAATTGACGGTACTATTAGTGTTATTTCTGAAGATAAAAATAATCTAAAACAAACACATTATAAACGAAAACACAATCATAAGAATTTTAGAAAATAA
- the hutH gene encoding histidine ammonia-lyase translates to MREVHYISTETLTLEDLQEIIVNQKTLELSEEAKVNVQKCRDYLDKKMATHSEPIYGINTGFGSLYSVKISNENLSKLQENLVKSHACGTGEEVPAEIVKMMLFLKIQSLSYGHSGIQLQTVNRLVDFYNNDILPVIYTQGSLGASGDLAPLAHLSLPLLGEGEVYFEGKKVASAEVLKHFNWEPIVLQSKEGLALLNGTQFMSAYGAHILIKAYKYSYLADLIGTISLEGFDGRIEPFNELIHFIRPHKGQIITAQRINEFLEGSEIIAQEKKHVQDPYSFRCIPQVHGASKDAIDYVRKVFKTEINSVTDNPNIFIESDQIISGGNFHGQPLALALDFMAIALAELGSISERRTYQLISGLRNLPAFLVDNPGLNSGFMIPQYTAASIASQNKQLATPSSVDSIVSSNGQEDHVSMGANGATKALRVMDNLERILAIELLNASQAIAYREPLKSSDFIEMFLSSYREVVPLVKEDRILHYDIENTVSFLDSFQIENDLLTMA, encoded by the coding sequence ATGAGAGAAGTCCATTATATAAGTACTGAAACTTTAACTTTAGAAGATTTACAAGAAATAATTGTTAATCAAAAAACACTTGAATTATCAGAAGAAGCAAAAGTCAATGTTCAAAAATGCCGTGATTATTTAGATAAAAAAATGGCGACGCATTCTGAACCAATTTATGGCATCAATACTGGTTTTGGATCGCTTTATAGTGTGAAAATCTCGAATGAAAATTTATCTAAACTTCAGGAGAATTTAGTAAAATCACACGCTTGCGGAACCGGAGAGGAAGTTCCGGCTGAAATTGTAAAAATGATGCTGTTTCTTAAAATTCAGTCTTTAAGTTACGGACATTCAGGAATTCAGCTGCAAACTGTAAATCGTTTGGTCGATTTTTACAATAATGACATTTTACCTGTAATATATACGCAAGGTTCACTTGGCGCATCTGGAGATTTAGCACCATTGGCTCATTTATCTTTACCATTATTAGGAGAAGGCGAAGTTTATTTTGAAGGAAAAAAAGTGGCTTCTGCCGAAGTTTTAAAACATTTTAACTGGGAACCAATCGTTTTACAGTCAAAAGAAGGTTTGGCATTATTAAATGGAACTCAGTTTATGAGTGCTTACGGAGCTCATATTTTGATAAAAGCATATAAATATTCGTATTTGGCAGATTTAATTGGAACTATTTCTTTGGAAGGTTTTGATGGAAGAATCGAACCTTTTAATGAATTAATTCATTTTATTCGTCCTCATAAAGGACAAATTATTACAGCGCAGCGTATTAATGAATTTCTGGAAGGAAGCGAAATTATTGCTCAGGAGAAAAAACACGTTCAGGATCCGTATTCTTTCCGTTGTATACCTCAGGTTCATGGCGCCTCAAAAGATGCGATTGATTATGTTCGAAAAGTATTCAAGACCGAAATTAATTCGGTTACCGATAATCCTAATATATTTATTGAATCCGATCAGATTATCTCCGGCGGAAATTTTCACGGTCAGCCTTTGGCTTTGGCTTTAGATTTTATGGCAATTGCTTTGGCAGAATTAGGAAGTATTTCTGAAAGAAGAACATACCAATTGATTTCGGGATTGCGTAATCTTCCGGCATTTTTGGTTGATAATCCGGGATTAAATTCAGGATTTATGATACCGCAATATACTGCGGCAAGTATTGCAAGCCAAAATAAACAATTGGCTACACCTTCGAGCGTAGATAGTATTGTGTCTAGTAATGGACAGGAAGATCACGTAAGTATGGGCGCAAACGGCGCTACAAAAGCGTTGCGTGTTATGGATAATTTAGAGCGTATTTTAGCAATAGAGCTGTTAAATGCTTCGCAGGCAATTGCTTATAGAGAGCCTTTGAAATCAAGTGATTTTATTGAAATGTTTTTGAGCAGTTACAGAGAAGTTGTGCCTTTGGTAAAAGAAGACAGAATCCTACATTATGACATTGAAAACACGGTTTCATTTCTGGATAGTTTCCAAATTGAAAATGATTTGTTAACAATGGCTTAA
- a CDS encoding DUF47 domain-containing protein translates to MSINSIFQFLVPKDKKFFPLFEEASSNLIELASNLHEAVNLPLKEREVLFQKIDELEQRGEDITRQTNLELSRNFITPFDREDIHTLITSIDNVADYLHGAASRMRLYQVDKITKSIRKMTEINLEACQNIDSAVKELSNLKNMNVIKDACARINKLENKSDNVYNKAVFEIFENETDAKNIIKYKEVLSVLESATDKCKSVANILESISVKHS, encoded by the coding sequence ATGTCAATAAACAGTATTTTCCAATTTTTAGTGCCGAAAGACAAAAAATTCTTTCCACTTTTTGAAGAGGCTTCAAGCAATTTAATTGAATTAGCTTCTAATTTACACGAAGCTGTAAACCTTCCATTAAAAGAAAGAGAAGTTCTTTTTCAAAAAATTGATGAGTTAGAGCAAAGAGGAGAAGACATTACACGTCAAACCAATCTTGAATTGAGTAGAAATTTTATTACTCCATTTGACAGAGAGGATATTCACACACTTATTACTTCTATTGATAACGTTGCAGATTACCTTCACGGTGCTGCAAGCAGAATGAGATTGTATCAGGTTGATAAGATTACAAAATCTATCAGAAAAATGACAGAAATCAATCTTGAAGCTTGTCAAAATATTGATAGCGCAGTAAAAGAGTTAAGCAACTTAAAGAACATGAATGTTATTAAAGATGCTTGCGCCAGAATTAACAAATTGGAAAACAAGTCAGATAACGTTTATAACAAAGCAGTTTTTGAAATTTTTGAAAACGAAACAGACGCTAAAAATATTATTAAATATAAAGAGGTGTTATCTGTTTTAGAATCAGCAACAGATAAATGTAAGAGCGTTGCGAACATACTGGAATCTATTTCTGTAAAACATTCTTAA
- the rimK gene encoding 30S ribosomal protein S6--L-glutamate ligase, whose protein sequence is MLQNKVILGSEEWCSFPELGIPTIKARVDSGAKTSAMHAINIAPFIKNDANWVKFDINPIQNNIKTIIHCEAPLVDKRIVKSSSGFREHRYVIQTNLKIGDVKWPIEMTLTNRDSMGFRMLLGREAMSGRVLVDPEEKYMLGQPTTEALKELYQNSEKATSGLRIGLLASNPELYSNKRIMEAGEMRGHEMHFLNIKECYMKLDAKTPEIHYRGGKILNQFDAIIPRIRPSITFYGCALTRQFEALKVFVLNSATAITQSRDKLYSLQLLLNSGIDIPTTGFANSPLDTDNLIKMVGGSPLIVKLLEGTQGKGVVLAETKKAAESVINAFKSLNANILVQEFIKEANGKDIRCFVIDGKVVAAIQREAMPGEFRANIHLGGTASVIKVTPEEKKIAIKAAKAMDLKVAGVDIIRSSKGPLLLEVNSSPGLEGIEGATNKDIAGEMIRAIEKNFKLIL, encoded by the coding sequence ATGCTTCAAAACAAAGTCATTTTAGGTAGCGAAGAATGGTGCTCATTTCCAGAACTAGGAATCCCTACAATCAAGGCTCGTGTCGATTCCGGCGCTAAAACTTCTGCAATGCACGCTATAAACATAGCTCCTTTTATAAAAAATGATGCCAATTGGGTTAAATTTGATATTAATCCAATTCAAAATAATATTAAAACTATTATTCATTGCGAAGCTCCGCTTGTAGACAAAAGAATAGTAAAAAGTTCCAGCGGATTTAGAGAACATCGATATGTAATTCAGACAAATTTAAAAATTGGTGATGTAAAATGGCCAATTGAAATGACGTTGACTAATCGTGACTCTATGGGTTTCAGAATGCTTTTAGGCCGTGAAGCCATGAGCGGACGTGTATTAGTTGATCCGGAAGAAAAATACATGTTAGGACAGCCAACAACCGAAGCATTAAAAGAATTATATCAAAACTCTGAAAAAGCAACTTCAGGTTTAAGAATCGGGCTTTTGGCCAGTAATCCGGAATTATACAGTAATAAAAGAATCATGGAAGCCGGTGAAATGCGTGGTCATGAAATGCACTTTTTGAATATCAAAGAATGTTACATGAAACTCGATGCTAAAACTCCGGAAATTCATTATCGCGGTGGAAAAATATTAAATCAATTTGATGCCATTATACCAAGAATTCGACCAAGTATTACTTTTTATGGCTGCGCTTTAACACGTCAGTTTGAAGCTTTGAAAGTTTTTGTTTTAAATTCGGCTACAGCCATAACACAATCGCGTGATAAACTATATTCACTGCAATTACTTTTAAACAGCGGAATCGATATTCCAACAACGGGTTTTGCCAATTCGCCTTTGGATACTGACAACTTGATTAAAATGGTTGGAGGCTCGCCTCTTATCGTAAAATTACTGGAAGGAACACAAGGAAAAGGAGTTGTACTTGCAGAAACTAAAAAAGCCGCAGAAAGTGTTATCAATGCTTTTAAAAGTTTAAATGCTAACATTCTTGTTCAGGAATTCATCAAAGAAGCAAACGGAAAGGATATTCGCTGTTTTGTCATTGACGGAAAAGTCGTTGCAGCAATTCAGCGTGAAGCAATGCCAGGAGAATTCAGGGCAAACATTCACCTTGGCGGAACGGCATCTGTAATAAAAGTTACCCCCGAAGAAAAAAAGATCGCTATAAAAGCCGCAAAAGCTATGGATTTAAAAGTAGCCGGAGTCGACATTATTCGTTCTTCAAAAGGACCGTTATTATTGGAAGTAAACTCATCTCCGGGTCTTGAAGGAATTGAAGGTGCAACTAATAAAGATATTGCCGGAGAAATGATCAGAGCAATCGAAAAGAATTTTAAATTGATATTATAA
- a CDS encoding inorganic phosphate transporter — protein MTLLIIIIVLALIFDYINGFHDAANAIATVVATKVLTPFQAVLWAAFFNFLAYWVFGFGVADTVAKTADTMQIDLVVILAGVIAAICWNLLTWWLGIPSSSSHTLIGGFAGAAVAHAIAVHGFSGYVGEDGVTHYWYEIVSWYKAGKDGGMPSGVLIIIAFIVLAPLLGALASYLISIWLLNASRKVIGPKIFTVALMIATIWFVYTQIIPYEEIIKDGHKPRFLSSVFWSVALEPHNIKWLLVAFIVLTVSGFCLIFSSLNLHQADAALKKMQLLSSAAFSLGHGGNDSQKVMGIIAAAVVVYLNTHPGVHMSEWLDVVLPSDTGTFKMPPWIPLACYSAIAAGTLSGGWKIVKTMGSKITKVTSFEGVAAETAGALTLYFTEHLKIPVSTTHTITGSIIGVGLTKRVSAVRWGVTVSLIWAWILTIPISAILAGLVYFILSVFIS, from the coding sequence ATGACGCTACTTATAATTATTATAGTATTAGCCTTAATTTTTGATTACATCAATGGTTTTCATGATGCGGCAAATGCTATAGCAACCGTTGTTGCTACAAAAGTACTAACGCCTTTTCAGGCTGTACTTTGGGCAGCATTTTTTAACTTTCTTGCCTATTGGGTTTTCGGATTTGGTGTTGCAGATACTGTTGCAAAAACAGCTGACACAATGCAAATTGATCTTGTTGTAATTCTTGCGGGAGTTATTGCCGCTATTTGCTGGAATTTATTAACCTGGTGGTTAGGAATTCCTTCAAGTTCTTCACATACTTTAATTGGTGGTTTTGCAGGAGCAGCAGTTGCTCACGCGATAGCTGTACATGGTTTTTCCGGTTATGTTGGTGAAGACGGAGTGACACATTATTGGTACGAAATCGTAAGCTGGTACAAAGCCGGAAAAGATGGCGGAATGCCTTCCGGAGTCCTCATTATTATTGCATTTATTGTATTAGCGCCTTTATTAGGGGCATTAGCATCATATTTAATCTCGATTTGGTTATTAAATGCTTCCCGTAAAGTTATTGGACCTAAAATATTTACAGTTGCTTTAATGATTGCAACGATTTGGTTTGTTTACACACAAATAATCCCGTACGAAGAAATTATAAAAGATGGACATAAACCTCGTTTTTTATCTTCTGTTTTTTGGAGTGTTGCTTTAGAACCACATAATATCAAATGGCTTTTAGTTGCTTTTATTGTATTAACGGTTAGTGGATTTTGTTTGATATTTAGCAGCTTAAATCTTCATCAGGCAGATGCTGCCTTGAAAAAAATGCAGCTATTATCTTCTGCAGCCTTTAGTTTAGGACACGGAGGAAATGATTCTCAAAAAGTAATGGGTATTATTGCCGCCGCAGTTGTTGTTTATTTAAATACACATCCCGGAGTACACATGTCTGAATGGTTAGATGTAGTGCTTCCTTCAGATACTGGTACATTTAAAATGCCGCCTTGGATTCCGTTGGCGTGTTATTCTGCAATTGCAGCCGGAACTTTAAGTGGTGGATGGAAAATTGTGAAAACAATGGGTTCTAAAATTACAAAAGTAACTTCTTTTGAAGGTGTTGCTGCTGAAACTGCCGGAGCTTTGACATTATATTTTACGGAGCATTTAAAAATTCCGGTAAGTACAACACATACTATTACAGGTTCTATCATTGGGGTTGGATTAACAAAACGTGTATCTGCCGTTCGTTGGGGTGTAACTGTAAGTTTGATCTGGGCATGGATATTAACGATTCCTATTTCGGCTATTTTGGCTGGATTGGTTTACTTTATATTGAGCGTATTTATCTCTTAG